A region from the Triticum urartu cultivar G1812 chromosome 1, Tu2.1, whole genome shotgun sequence genome encodes:
- the LOC125534248 gene encoding uncharacterized protein LOC125534248 has protein sequence MTAGGASAGAVRRAVDRACAAARGARRALARFAPRPSAFGAAADAEAAAVRGVRNARTFQYHYAALQWALLLASLAVAGHRASVLFLMAASKVLLVCLGLLAPFPRLALLRRLVAAAFVALVLADLAAAGAVANLMAALAVGVPVIVLHASFRVRDDLEGPSTENGEEEEADEEAAVVEKREDGDTEAGPTRRSTAVAPRSPK, from the coding sequence ATGACTGCCGGCGGCGCGAGCGCGGGCGCGGTCCGGCGGGCGGTCGACAGGGCGTGCGCGGCCGCCAGGGGGGCGCGGCGCGCGCTAGCGCGGTTCGCGCCGCGGCCGTCGGCGTTCGGCGCGGCGGCCGACGCGGAGGCCGCGGCGGTGCGCGGGGTCCGCAACGCGCGCACGTTCCAGTACCACTACGCCGCGCTGCAGTGGGCGCTCCTCCTGGCGTCGCTGGCCGTGGCGGGGCACCGGGCGTCGGTGCTCTTCCTCATGGCCGCCTCCAAGGTCCTCCTCGTCTGCCTCGGCCTCCTCGCGCCGTTCCCGCGCTTGGCGCTGCTCCGCCGGCTCGTCGCCGCGGCGTTCGTCGCGCTCGTGCTCGCCGACCTCGCCGCGGCCGGCGCGGTCGCCAACCTCATGGCCGCGCTGGCGGTGGGCGTCCCGGTCATCGTGCTCCACGCCTCGTTCCGCGTCCGCGACGACCTCGAGGGGCCTTCCACGGAGaacggcgaggaggaggaggcggacgaggAGGCGGCGGTCGTGGAGAAGAGGGAGGACGGCGATACGGAGGCAGGCCCCACGCGGCGGTCCACGGCGGTCGCGCCACGATCGCCAAAGTGA
- the LOC125513730 gene encoding nucleoside diphosphate kinase 1 codes for MAEQTFIMIKPDGVQRGLIGEVISRFEKKGFYLKGLKLQNVEKSFAEQHYSDLSSKPFFAGLVEYIVSGPVVAMVWEGKSVVATGRKIIGATNPLASEPGTIRGDFAVDIGRNVIHGSDSVESARKEIALWFPEGIAEWRSSQHNWIYEA; via the exons ATGGCGGAGCAGACCTTCATCATGATCAAGCCTGACGGCGTCCAGAGGGGCCTC ATCGGCGAGGTCATCAGCCGCTTCGAGAAGAAGGGCTTCTACCTCAAAG GTCTGAAGCTCCAGAACGTGGAGAAGTCGTTCGCCGAGCAGCACTACTCCGATCTGTCCTCCAAGCCCTTCTTCGCTGGGCTCGTGGAGTACATCGTCTCCGGCCCGGTCGTCGCTATGGTCTGGGAGGGCAAGAGCGTCGTCGCCACTGGACGCAAGATCATTGGCGCCACCAACCCCCTGGCCTCTGAGCCCGGCACCATCCGTGGTGACTTTGCCGTCGACATCGGCAG GAACGTCATCCATGGAAGCGACTCAGTTGAGAGTGCCAGGAAGGAGATCGCCCTGTGGTTCCCTGAGGGCATTGCAGAGTGGAGGAGCAGCCAGCACAACTGGATCTATGAGGCCTAA